The Usitatibacter rugosus genome segment GGCGCACGAGTTCTTTTCCGCCGTGCCCGCGATCGCGCGCAAGCTCGCCACGCTGCTCGAAGTGGGATTGGGCTACATCCGACTGGGGCAGAGCGCCACCACGCTCTCCGGGGGCGAGGCGCAGCGCGTGAAGCTCTCGCTCGAGCTCTCGAAGCGCGACACCGGCCGGACGCTCTTCATCCTCGACGAGCCGACCACGGGCCTGCACTTCCACGACATCGACCTGCTGCTCAAGGTGCTGCACCGCTTGCGCGACCACGGCAACACCGTGGTGGTGATCGAGCACAACCTGGACGTGATCAAGACCGCGGATTGGCTGCTCGACCTCGGCCCCGAGGGCGGAGACGGCGGCGGGCGCGTGATCGCGGAAGGAACGCCGGAGGACGTGGCCGAGGCGCCGGGCAGCTTCACGGGCCAGTTCCTCAAGGCGCTCCTCGGGGCGCCGCTGCGCAAGCGTGCCGCGGGCGCGTAACGCCGCATGCTGATCGTCCCGATCGTCGAGGGCCTCAACTGGCGGCGGCCTCCGCCGGTCACGCTGGCGCTCATCCTCATCAACTGCCTCGTGTTCCTGCTCTACCAGGGCGGCGACGCGGAGCGGGAGCGCAAGGCCCTGGACGCGTACTTCGCGTCGTCGCTGCCGGCCATCGAGCTACCGCTGTATGCCACGCACCTGCGCGAGACGCAGCCCAAGCCGCTCGAGGTGCTCGAGAAGGCCGATCCCGCGTGGGACTCGCCCGCGCATCTCGCGCATCCGGCCGTCGCGGAGTACCTGGTACAGGCGATGACGCATGACGAGCCGTTCCTGCGGCAACTGCGCAGCGGGCGCCTCATCCAGCCGCAGGACCCGCGCTACGCAACATGGCGAGCCGACCGTGCGAGGTTCGAAGCGCTCGCTTCGAAGGTGTCGTTCCGGCGCTTCGGCTTCACGCCCGCCGACCCGCGGCCGGTGACGTGGATCACCAGCATGTTCCTGCACGGCAGCCTCATGCACCTGCTCGGCAACATGGTGTTCCTGTTCATCATCGGCGTCGCCGTGGAGCGCGTGCTCGGCGGCGGGTGGTACCTCGGTCTCTACCTGCTGGGCGGCCTGGCCGGTGACGTGCTCTTCTACGTCGTGCATGCCGGGAGCGCCATTCCGTCGGTGGGCGCGTCGGGCGCGATCTCGGGACTGATGGGCCTCTTCACCGTGCTCTTCGGCGCGCGCCCGGTGAATTTCTTCTACTGGGTGTTCGTCGTCTTCGGGTTCAAGACGATGCGCGGCATCGTCATGCTTCCCGTCTGGATCGCCTACGAGATCCTGCAGTACCTCGTCGATCGCGAAAGCTCGACGGGCTACATGGCGCACGCGGGCGGGTTGATCGGCGGAGCGCTGCTGGGCCTCGCGGCAAGGCGCTTCACGGGACAGCGCGTCGAGGCCTTCCACGGACAGCGTGAGCAGGAAGCCTTCGACCAGGCGGAGTTCGATCGCGCGCGGGCCTTGGTGGCGAAGGTGGATTTCAAGGGCGCCTCGGTGGTGTTCGCCCGCCTCGCGCAGCGCTTCCCCACGCGCGCCGACCTGCTGCGCCAATGGCACGCCGTGGCCAAGTTCGAGCCCGCGAGCGAGGGCTATCACCAGGTCGTCGGGCTGCTGATGACGCTGCCCGGCCCCGATGGCCCGACGCGCCAGTTCCAGCGGCAGGTGTTCCTCGAGTACCTCGGCAAGGCCGCGCCCGCCCCTCGCCTCACGCCCGACGCGCTGGGCCGCATCGGCCTCGTGCTCGCGCGCTCGGGTCACCTCGCCGAGGGAGAGCGGGCGGCCGAGCTGCTGCTGAAGATCGCGCCCGGCGACGCGCGGCTGCCCGCCATCTGGGATCAGCTCGCGCACGGCCACGCGGCGGTGGATTCCAGCCCCGTGAGCCTCAAGAAGGCGAAGCACTATCGCGCGTTGATCGCCGCGCAGGCGAAGGCGAGCCGCGCCTAGCTCGGGCCGCCCGCTAGGGCGAGGAGGGCGAGGACAGCGCCTGGGCCGCCATCTTGCCCGCGATCTCCGCCATCTTCGCCGCCTCGGCCGCCAGCTTGTGCTGGGGGAATTTCGCCACGATCGCCTGGAAGACCTTCTGCGCCATCGCGTACTGGTTCTGGCGCTCGAGCATGATCTTGCCCACCAGCATGTACACGCCGGGGATGTCCTCGTGGCCCGGGTAGCGCTTGTCGAAGCCCTTCAGCAGCTCGACCGCGATGGTGTCGCGGCGCAGGTCCGAAGCGGCGGTCGCGAGCGGGAGGATGATCGTGGAGTCGGCGAGGGTGAGGTCGGGGATCTTCTTCTTCGCCGCCTCGTAGATGTCGACGGCACGCGCCCCGCGCTTCTCGCGGATCAGCTTGGGCAGGTACTCGTTCACGTGCTTGATGATCGGCTTCTCCTTGCCGTCCATCATCAGCACCTTGTGGTACTGGTCCTGCAGCTTGTTGTTGTCCCACTCGCGCTTGAGGCGGTTCTCGATCCGCTCCGCGGCCTCGCCCAGCTTCGCCTCGGCGAGCAGGCCCTGCGTCTGCGGGCCGAGGAGCTCCGGCTCGACCTTCTTGCCGCTCGCCACGGCGAGCGCGCGCTGCGCCATCGCGGTATCGACCTGCACATCGACGCCCAACTCCTCGTGGTGCTGGTAGAGCGCGTAGCCCATGAGGTAGTACATCGACACCATGAAGTACATGGTCACGGCGTCCGCGAGGAACTGGCTCACGAACACCGGCATGAAGTCGTCGAGCACGGCGCCGAGGAACTGCGCGCTCTGCAGCAGCAGGAAGAGGAACACGCAGAGCGCGAAGTACGGCAGGCCGATGCCGGCGATCACCTCGAGGAGCCGCACGGGGTTGATGGCCGCGAAGAAGCGCTCGTCGAGCGCCAGCACCATGATCGAGGCAGGCAACGCCAGGGCGACCAGGATCAGCGCGATCTGTCCCGCGATCTTGCCGACGAAGACGCCGATCATGATCGCCAGGAACATGAACACGAAGATGATGCCCACCTGCATCAGCGGCCGGCGGTCCTTGTTCGTGCGGTCGTCGACGTAGTCGCCGGGCACGAGGTGGCCGCGCGCGGTGCGCTCGAGGATGCGGAAGCAGTACGCCATGAACGCGAGCCACGCGAGGCGGCTCAGGATGTAGGCGAGGAACCCGATGTGGGAGGTGATCGCCACGAACAACGCGAAGACCACGATCTTCACCATCGCGTCCCCGTGCATCGGGTAGGTGAAGACGCGGGGCAGCTGCTGCCAGAATGGCGGGGGGGCGGATTTCGAAGTGCTCACCGGCGGCAATGTAACATTCCCTGAAAATGGCGCAAGACCGATGAAACCCCGCGAAATCCTGCTCGGAAGCTTCAATGCCGCCCTCTCGGCGGCCGACCCCCTCCAGATCGTCCCGGGGCACCTCCCCCCGCCGCCCAGGGGTCGCACCCTCGTCGTCGGCGCCGGCAAGGCCGCGGGCTCCATGGCCCTCGCCGTCGAGCGGCATTGGCCCGAGAGCGCGCCGCTGGAAGGCGTGGTGATCACGCGCTACGGGCATGGGCTGCCGACGAAGCGCATACGCGTGGTCGAAGCGGGCCACCCCGTTCCGGACGAAAGCGGCGAGGCGGCGGCACGCGAGATCCTGGCGGCCGCGAGCGCCCTCGGCCCGGACGACCTGCTGCTGGCACTCGTCTCGGGCGGCGGCTCGGCCCTGCTCTCGCTCCCCGTCGAAGGCGTGGCGATGGCGGACCTGAAGGCCCTCACCAAGCAGCTGCTCGCGAGCGGCGCGCCCATCCAGGACATGAACACGGTGCGCAAGCACCTCTCGCGCATCCAGGGCGGCCGGCTCGCCGCCGCGACGCGCGCCCCGGTGCTGGCGCTCGTGATCTCCGACGTGACGGGCGACGATCCGACGCACATCGCCTCGGGGCCGTGCACGCCCGATCCGACGACGTTTGCCGACACGGTCGAGATCCTCGAGCGATTCGGCGTGCAGGCGCCCGCCTCGATCGCGAGCTACCTCGAGCGCGGGCTGCGCGGCGAGGTGCCCGAATCGCACAAGCCCGGCGACCCGGCCTTCGCCCGTACGGAAAACCGCGTCATCGCGACCGCGCACCGCAGCCTCATGACGGCCTCGGCCTTCGTGCAGGCGCGCGGCGTGACGCCGATGGTGCTGGGCGACAGCGTGACCGGCGAATCGCGCGAGGTGGCCAAGGTGTATGCGGCGCTGGTGCGGCAGATCCGCACGCACGGGCATCCCATGAAGGCCCCCGTGGCGTTGATCTCCGGCGGCGAGACGACGGTCACCGTACGCGGCAACGGGCGCGGCGGGCGCTGCACCGAGTTCCTGCTGTCGCTCGCGGTGGAGCTGGAGGGCCTCGACCACGTGCACGCGCTGGCCGCGGATACCGACGGCATCGACGGCAGCGAGGACAATGCCGGCGCCCTCCTCACGCCCGATTCGCTCGCGCGTGCCGTTGCGCTGGGCCTCGCGCCGAAGCGGCTGCTCGCCGCGAACGACGGCTACGGGTTCTTCGCGCCGCTCGGCGACCTCGTCGTCACGGGCCCCACGCGGACGAACGTGAACGACTTCCGGGTGATCCTCATCCAGTAGGCCCATAAAAAAAGCCGCCCGAAGGCGGCTTTTTACCCTGAGCAGGCGTCCGTCTTACGCGGTTGCCTCTTCCTGCGAATTCTTCTTGCCCTTCTTCGGAGCTTCGGCGTCTGCCTCGACCGGCGCCGGGCGGTCCATCAGCTCGACGTAGGCCATCGGGGCGTTGTCGCCCTGGCGGAAGCCCATCTTGAGGATGCGAAGGTAGCCGCCGTTGCGCGACTTGTAGCGCGGGCCCAGCTCGGCGAAGAGCTTGAGGACCATGTCGCGGTCGCGCAGCTTGTTGAACGCGATGCGCTTGTTGGCGAGCGTCGGGTTCTTGCCGAGCGTGATGATGGGCTCGGCCACGCGGCGCAGTTCCTTCGCCTTCGGCAGCGTGGTCTTGATGGCTTCGTGCTTGAGCAGCGAGACCGTCATGTTGCGGAACATCGCCAGCCGGTGGCTGGTGGTTCGGTTCAGCTTGCGGGGACCGTGTCCGTGACGCATGTTCGTTTCCTAAAGTTGTTGGCTTGTTCAGCCTTGTATTTGTTGTGGTTTAGTCACCCCCGCGAAGGCGGGGGTCCAGAGTCTGGGTCCCCGCCTGCGCGGGGATGACGACGGGCTTACTTCGTAAGTCCTGCGACCGGCCAGTTCTCGAGCTTCATGCCGAGCGTGAGGCCCTTGGAGGCGAGGACTTCCTTGATCTCGTTCAGCGACTTGCGGCCGAGGTTCGGGGTCTTCAGCAGCTCGTTCTCGGTGCGCTGGATCAGATCGCCGATGTAGTAGATGTTCTCGGCCTTGAGGCAGTTGGCCGAGCGCACCGTGAGCTCGAGGTCGTCGACCGGCTGCAGCAGGATCGGGTCGACCTGCGGCTGCGAGGACTCGACGCGCTCTTCCGACGTCGATTGCAGCGAGGCGAACACCGACAGCTGGTCCACGAGGACGGAGGCCGAGTAACGCACGGCTTCTTCCGGTTCGATGACGCCGTTGGTCTCGATGTCGATCACGAGGCGGTCCAGGTCGGTGCGCTGCTCGACGCGGGCGCTTTCCACCTGGTAGCTCACCCGGCGAACCGGCGAGAACGACGCATCCAGGAGGATGGAGCCGATCGAGCGCGAGTCGTCCGTGCGGCGCGAGGTGGCCGGCACGTAGCCGCGGCCCTTCTCGACCTTGATGGTCATGTCGAGCTTGCCGCCGGCCGTGAGGTGGGCGATCACGTGCTCGGGATTGATGATCTCGACGTCGTGGGTCTGCTCGATGTCCGCGGCCGTCACGGGCCCCGCCGTCGCCTTCTTCAGCTTGAGCGTGGTTTCGTTCCGGTTGTGCAGCTTCATCACGACGCCCTTCAGGTTCAGGATGACGTCGACGACGTCCTCCTGCACACCTTCGATCGTCGAGTACTCGTGCAGCACGCCCGAGATCTTCACCTCGGTGGCGGCATAGCCGGGCATCGACGACAGGAGGATGCGGCGGAGCGCATTGCCGAGCGTGTGGCCGTAGCCGCGCTCGAACGGCTCCATCACCACCTTGGCGTGCGTGGGCGACAGGTTTTGCACGTCGATGATGCGGGGCTTCAGGAAATTCGTGGCATTGCTTTGCATGCGTGTGGCCTCTGCCTGTTCGTTGACGGGAGAGCTTTCCTCGATACCGCTTACCGCTTATTTCGAGTAAAGCTCGACCACCAGCTGTTCGTTCACGTCGGAGGCAAACTCCGCGCGGTCGGGCACGTTCTTGAACACGCCCTTGAAGTTCTTCGCGTCCATCTCGACCCAGCTCGGGAAGCCGTTCTGCTCGGCGAGCTCGAGCGAGCTCTTGATGCGCAACTGGGCCTTCGACTTCTCGCGCACCGCGACCGTGTCCGTCGCGCGGACCAGGTAGGACGGGATGTTCACGGGCTTGCCGTTCACCTCGATCGCCTTGTGCGAGACGAGCTGGCGGGCTTCCGCGCGCGTGGAGGCGAACCCCATGCGGTAGACGACGTTGTCGAGGCGGCTCTCCAGCGTCTGGAGGAGCACCTCGCCGGTCGCGCCCTTGCGGGACGCGGCGCTGATGAAGTAGTTGCGGAACTGGCGCTCGAGCACGCCGTACATGCGGCGGATCTTCTGCTTCTCGCGAAGCTGCGTGCCGTATTCCGAGATGCGCGTCGACTTCGCTCCGTGCTGGCCGGGGCGGGAGTCGAGCTTGCACTTCGTGTCGAGCGAACGACGAGCGCTCTTCAGGAAGAGGTCGGTTCCCTCGCGACGGGCGAGCTTGCAGGTGGGTCCAAGGTAACGTGCCACGGTGTTCTCCTATGTTCTCGTCAGTCGCCGGTTACATCCGGCGGCGTTTCGGCGGGCGGCAGCCGTTATGCGGGACGGGCGTCACGTCGGCGATCGAGATGATCTTCAGGCCCAGTGCGTTCAGCGCGCGCACGGCCGACTCACGGCCCGGGCCGGGGCCCTTGATGCGCACTTCGAGGTTCTTCACGCCATGCTCCTGCGCGGCGCGCCCTGCGCTCTCCGCGGCCACCTGGGCAGCGAAGGGCGTGGACTTGCGCGAGCCCTTGAAGCCCGCGCCACCCGAGGTCGCCCACGACAGGGCGTTGCCCTGGCGGTCGGTGATCGTGATGATCGTGTTGTTGAAGGACGCGTGGACGTGCGCGATGCCCTCGGAGACGACTTTCTTCGCCTTCTTGCGGACTCGTGCGGCTGCAGGTGCCTTGGCCATGTCTTTGTCTACCTTTCAGTCTTCGTGCTCAGGTCGCGGCCTTGGACAGGCGGACGGCCTTGCGCGGACCCTTGCGGGTGCGTGCGTTGGTGCGCGTGCGCTGGCCACGGACCGGCAGGCCCTTCTTGTGGCGAACGCCGCGGTAGCAGCCGAGGTCCATCAGCCGCTTGATGTTCATCGAGACTTCGCGGCGGAGGTCGCCTTCGACGCTGAACTTCGCGACGTTCTCGCGCAGCTTGTCCATCTCCGCGTCGGTGAGGTCCTTGATCTTCGCCGACTGCTTGATGCCTGCGGCGTCGCAGATCAGGCGCGCACGGGAGCGGCCGATGCCAAAGATCGCCGTCAGCGCGATCGAGGCGTGCTGCTGGTTCGGGATGTTGATGCCTGCAATACGGGCCATGTTCTAGTCCTCTATAACTCTCGGGCGCGCGGGTTCAACCCTGGCGCTGCTTGTGGCGCGGGTCGCTGCAAATGACGCGCACGACGCGCTTGCGCCGCACGATCTTGCATTTGCGGCAGATTTTCTTGACCGAAGCCTGAACTCGCATCGTCGTTTCTCCTTACTTGGCGCGGAACGTGATCCGCGCCTTCGTCAAATCGTAGGGCGACACTTCAACCGTCACCTTGTCTCCCGGCAGGATCCGGATGTAGTGCATCCGCATCTTCCCGGAGATGTGGCCGAGAACGATGTGGCCATTCTCGAGCTTCACCCTGAACATCGCGTTGGGCAGGGTCTCCACGACCTCGCCCTGCATCTGGATCGTCTCTTCCTTCGCCATATTCCCTATCGCACCGGGAACCCGCCGGTTCCCTTGAAGTTAGCCTTCTTGAGCAGGCTCTCGTACTGGTGCGACATGAGATAGGCCTGGAGCTGGGCCATGAAATCCATGGTGACCACCACCGTGATCAGCAGCGACGTTCCACCGAAGTAGAACGGCACGTTGTACTGGCTGGTCAGGAACTCCGGCAGCAGGCAGACCAGGGTGATGTAGATCGCACCGACCAGCGTGAGGCGGGTGATGATCCTGTCGATGTAGCGCGCGGTCTGGTCGCCCGGGCGGATGCCCGGCACGAACGCACCGCTCTTCTTCAGGTTGTCCGCCGTCTCCTTCGAGTTGAAGACGAGCGCCGTGTAGAAGAAGCAGAAGAAGATGATGGCCGTCGCGTACATCACGACATACAGCGCTTGGCCGGGCGCGAGCATGGCCGAGAAGTCCTTCAGCCATGTCATGTGCTCGTAGGAGCCGAACCAGTTCGCGACCGTGGCCGGGAACAGGATGATCGACGAGGCGAAGATCGGCGGGATCACGCCCGACATGTTGAGCTTGAGCGGCAGGAACGAGCTCTGGCCGCCGTAGAGCTTGTTGCCGACCTGGCGCTTGGCGTAGTTCACGAGGATGCGGCGCTGGCCCTTCTCGATGAAGACCACCACGGCCGTGACGCCGACCACGAGGCCGAAGACCAGCAGGGCGATGAAGACGCTCATCGAGCCCGTGCGCACCAGCTCGAGGGTGCCCGCGATCGCGGTGGGCAGGCCCGCCACGATGCCGGCGAAGATGATCATCGAGATGCCGTTGCCGATGCCGCGCTCGGTGATCTGCTCGCCCAGCCACATGAGGAACATGGTGCCCGTCATCAGCGTGATCACGGTGGTGATGCGGAATGCGAGGCCGGCGTCGAGCACGAGGCCCGGCTGCGACTCCAGCGCGATCGAGATGCCGAGGGCCTGGAAGGCCGCGAGCACCACGGTGCCGTAGCGCGTCCACTGCGTCATCTTGCGGCGGCCCGCCTCGCCCTCCTTCTTGAGGGCCTCCACGGACGGCAGCACGACCGACATCAGCTGCATGATGATCGAGGCCGAGATGTACGGCATGATCCCGAGCGCGAAGATCGTGAAGCGCGACAGCGCGCCGCCCGAGAACATGTTGAACATGTCCAGGATGCCGCCGCGGTTCTGCTGGAACAGGCGTGCCAGTTCCGCCGGGTCGATGCCCGGCACGGGGATATGGGCCCCGACGCGGTAGACGACGAGCGCGCCCACGAGGAACCACAGCCGGCGCTTGAGATCGCCGAGCTTGCCCAGGGTCGCGAAAGGATTGGCGGACAAAAGGTTTTTTCCCGTTAGGCCTTAGGTTGGGCCTTCGGCTTGGCTTTCAACTTGCCAGCCTTCTCGCGAACGGCGATGTCGGCGACCGAACCGCCGGCCGACTCGATGGCCGCCTTGGCGCCCTTGGTCGCGGGCACGCCCTCGACCTTCACCTTCTTCTTCAGCTCGCCGGCGAGGATGATCTTCGCGCGCGAGGCTTTGTCGCCCACCAGGCCGGCCTTCTTGAGGCTGGCGAGGTTGATCGTGTCGCCTTCGACGCGCGCCAAGTCGCCCAGGCGCACTTCGGTGGCCTTCTCGATCGTGACGGCGAGGAAGCCGCGCTTCGGGAGGCGGCGCTGCAGCGGCATCTGGCCGCCTTCGAAACCGACCTTGTGGTAGCCGCCCGCGCGGGCCTTCTGGCCCTTGTGGCCGCGGCCGGCGGTCTTGCCCAGGCCGGAGCCCGGGCCACGCGCGACGCGACGGCGGTTCTTCTTGGAGCCGGCTGCCGGCTTGATGTCGTTGAGTTCCATGGTCTCTAGCCCTCGACTTTCACGAGGTAGCTCACCTTGTTGATCATTCCGCGGACCGACGGCGTGTCCTCCACCTCGACCGTGTGCTGGCGATGGCGCAGGCCCAGGCCCTTCACGCATTCGCGATGCTTGCCGATGGTCTGGGTCGTGCCCTTCACGAGGGTGACCCGGATCATCTTCTTGCCCGCCGTGGCGGGCTTGTCAGCCTTCTTGGTCATGTCCGATGTTCCTTAGCCGACGATCTCTTCGACCTTCTTGC includes the following:
- the rplQ gene encoding 50S ribosomal protein L17; this encodes MRHGHGPRKLNRTTSHRLAMFRNMTVSLLKHEAIKTTLPKAKELRRVAEPIITLGKNPTLANKRIAFNKLRDRDMVLKLFAELGPRYKSRNGGYLRILKMGFRQGDNAPMAYVELMDRPAPVEADAEAPKKGKKNSQEEATA
- the rpsM gene encoding 30S ribosomal protein S13, encoding MARIAGINIPNQQHASIALTAIFGIGRSRARLICDAAGIKQSAKIKDLTDAEMDKLRENVAKFSVEGDLRREVSMNIKRLMDLGCYRGVRHKKGLPVRGQRTRTNARTRKGPRKAVRLSKAAT
- the secY gene encoding preprotein translocase subunit SecY, which gives rise to MSANPFATLGKLGDLKRRLWFLVGALVVYRVGAHIPVPGIDPAELARLFQQNRGGILDMFNMFSGGALSRFTIFALGIMPYISASIIMQLMSVVLPSVEALKKEGEAGRRKMTQWTRYGTVVLAAFQALGISIALESQPGLVLDAGLAFRITTVITLMTGTMFLMWLGEQITERGIGNGISMIIFAGIVAGLPTAIAGTLELVRTGSMSVFIALLVFGLVVGVTAVVVFIEKGQRRILVNYAKRQVGNKLYGGQSSFLPLKLNMSGVIPPIFASSIILFPATVANWFGSYEHMTWLKDFSAMLAPGQALYVVMYATAIIFFCFFYTALVFNSKETADNLKKSGAFVPGIRPGDQTARYIDRIITRLTLVGAIYITLVCLLPEFLTSQYNVPFYFGGTSLLITVVVTMDFMAQLQAYLMSHQYESLLKKANFKGTGGFPVR
- a CDS encoding rhomboid family intramembrane serine protease; this translates as MLIVPIVEGLNWRRPPPVTLALILINCLVFLLYQGGDAERERKALDAYFASSLPAIELPLYATHLRETQPKPLEVLEKADPAWDSPAHLAHPAVAEYLVQAMTHDEPFLRQLRSGRLIQPQDPRYATWRADRARFEALASKVSFRRFGFTPADPRPVTWITSMFLHGSLMHLLGNMVFLFIIGVAVERVLGGGWYLGLYLLGGLAGDVLFYVVHAGSAIPSVGASGAISGLMGLFTVLFGARPVNFFYWVFVVFGFKTMRGIVMLPVWIAYEILQYLVDRESSTGYMAHAGGLIGGALLGLAARRFTGQRVEAFHGQREQEAFDQAEFDRARALVAKVDFKGASVVFARLAQRFPTRADLLRQWHAVAKFEPASEGYHQVVGLLMTLPGPDGPTRQFQRQVFLEYLGKAAPAPRLTPDALGRIGLVLARSGHLAEGERAAELLLKIAPGDARLPAIWDQLAHGHAAVDSSPVSLKKAKHYRALIAAQAKASRA
- the rplO gene encoding 50S ribosomal protein L15, whose protein sequence is MELNDIKPAAGSKKNRRRVARGPGSGLGKTAGRGHKGQKARAGGYHKVGFEGGQMPLQRRLPKRGFLAVTIEKATEVRLGDLARVEGDTINLASLKKAGLVGDKASRAKIILAGELKKKVKVEGVPATKGAKAAIESAGGSVADIAVREKAGKLKAKPKAQPKA
- the rpsD gene encoding 30S ribosomal protein S4 → MARYLGPTCKLARREGTDLFLKSARRSLDTKCKLDSRPGQHGAKSTRISEYGTQLREKQKIRRMYGVLERQFRNYFISAASRKGATGEVLLQTLESRLDNVVYRMGFASTRAEARQLVSHKAIEVNGKPVNIPSYLVRATDTVAVREKSKAQLRIKSSLELAEQNGFPSWVEMDAKNFKGVFKNVPDRAEFASDVNEQLVVELYSK
- the rpsK gene encoding 30S ribosomal protein S11, whose product is MAKAPAAARVRKKAKKVVSEGIAHVHASFNNTIITITDRQGNALSWATSGGAGFKGSRKSTPFAAQVAAESAGRAAQEHGVKNLEVRIKGPGPGRESAVRALNALGLKIISIADVTPVPHNGCRPPKRRRM
- the infA gene encoding translation initiation factor IF-1, producing the protein MAKEETIQMQGEVVETLPNAMFRVKLENGHIVLGHISGKMRMHYIRILPGDKVTVEVSPYDLTKARITFRAK
- the rpmD gene encoding 50S ribosomal protein L30, with the translated sequence MTKKADKPATAGKKMIRVTLVKGTTQTIGKHRECVKGLGLRHRQHTVEVEDTPSVRGMINKVSYLVKVEG
- the rpmJ gene encoding 50S ribosomal protein L36, translating into MRVQASVKKICRKCKIVRRKRVVRVICSDPRHKQRQG
- a CDS encoding DNA-directed RNA polymerase subunit alpha, translated to MQSNATNFLKPRIIDVQNLSPTHAKVVMEPFERGYGHTLGNALRRILLSSMPGYAATEVKISGVLHEYSTIEGVQEDVVDVILNLKGVVMKLHNRNETTLKLKKATAGPVTAADIEQTHDVEIINPEHVIAHLTAGGKLDMTIKVEKGRGYVPATSRRTDDSRSIGSILLDASFSPVRRVSYQVESARVEQRTDLDRLVIDIETNGVIEPEEAVRYSASVLVDQLSVFASLQSTSEERVESSQPQVDPILLQPVDDLELTVRSANCLKAENIYYIGDLIQRTENELLKTPNLGRKSLNEIKEVLASKGLTLGMKLENWPVAGLTK
- a CDS encoding glycerate kinase type-2 family protein — protein: MKPREILLGSFNAALSAADPLQIVPGHLPPPPRGRTLVVGAGKAAGSMALAVERHWPESAPLEGVVITRYGHGLPTKRIRVVEAGHPVPDESGEAAAREILAAASALGPDDLLLALVSGGGSALLSLPVEGVAMADLKALTKQLLASGAPIQDMNTVRKHLSRIQGGRLAAATRAPVLALVISDVTGDDPTHIASGPCTPDPTTFADTVEILERFGVQAPASIASYLERGLRGEVPESHKPGDPAFARTENRVIATAHRSLMTASAFVQARGVTPMVLGDSVTGESREVAKVYAALVRQIRTHGHPMKAPVALISGGETTVTVRGNGRGGRCTEFLLSLAVELEGLDHVHALAADTDGIDGSEDNAGALLTPDSLARAVALGLAPKRLLAANDGYGFFAPLGDLVVTGPTRTNVNDFRVILIQ